Genomic DNA from Spiroplasma alleghenense:
ATTAAAACAAATTAATAAATTCATGTAAATAATTTGGAAGCCTTAAAATGGCTTCTTTTTTTATTGACATTTTAATTGGGTTTTTAAAACAATTCAAATATTCAAAATTTGTTGAGGATAAAAGAACAGTAAAAATAGCTAAGCAATTAAAAAATTTGCTTAGCTATTTTAATTTATTAATTAAACATTGAATACTTTTTGAGCATTCAATCGTGTCGAAGAAACTACATTATCAACGCTTATTTTCTTTAAATCTGCTATTTTGTTTGCAGTGTGAACAATATGTTTGGGAAAGTTAATTTTACCACGGTTAGGAACCGGTGTAAGGTAAGGCGCATCAGTTTCAATTAGTAGGTTTGAAAGAGGAATTCATTTTACAGCCTCTTGTAAATCTTTTGCATTGTTGAAAGTAACAACTCCCGGGATAGAAATATAACTACCAAATTTAACAAATTTCTGTGCATATTCTAAATTAACTGTAAAGCAATGAACAATTGATGATTTGACTTTCATTTCCTTCAAAATTTCTAATGCATCATCATAGGCTTGATAATTTCCTACCTCATCGCGCAAATGCATCATGACAGTTAAATTATTATTTTTAGCAACCTTTATTTGTTCCTTAAACCAAGAAATTTGTTCTTCTCGGTTTTGGCGAGAATAAAAGTAATCAAGACCAACCTCTCCAATTGCAACTACTTTTTTTGACATTGCTAAGTCATTTAATTCCTTGATGTCTTCTTCTATGTCAAAATTGTGAACATCATTTGGGTGAATTCCTACAGCCGCAAAAACTCCATGGTTTGATTGAGCTTGCTTTACAGCTAACTTTGAAGAGTTTAAATCAAAACCAACATTACACATCAAATCAACACCCACTTCCCTGGCTTGCTTGACGATCTCTTCTGTTGTGTAATTTAGTTCCTGATATCTGGGATCATTTAAATGGGTGTGACTATCAAAAATTCCTTTTAGCATATTAATTTCCTACTTTCCTAAGCAATATTTCCTGAAAATATTATCTATTATTTCTTCTTCATAACTTTCACCCAATAAGTTATTTAATTCGTTTCAGGCTTCGTATAAATCAAAATTAATCATATCTACAGTAAATCCTGACTTAAAATTATTATAAGCAATTTTAAGTTTATTTTCTATATTTTTTAGTAATGAAATCTGATTTATATTAGAAATAATTAAGTCGTCAGACTGAAGTATATTTCCAAAGTCATATTGTTTTTTTATTTTATTTAAAAGCTCGTCAATCTCATTATTTTGTGCTGAACAAAAAACTGCTTCTGGGTATCTTTTAATAATTGCTTTTTTTTGCTCATTTGAAATCAACTCAGATTTATTAAAAACAGTGATAACTGTTTTAGAATTCATCAATTCTAAAAGCTTATCTTCAACAAGGTAGTTCTTTGAACTCGAGTCAAAGACATGAATAATCAAATCAGCCTCTTTAAGTGTTTGATATGATTTTCTAATTCCAGCACTTTCAATATCGTCATTTGTTTCTCTAATACCAGCGGTGTCAATTAATCTCAAAGTGATATTTTCAAAAGAAATTTCACCTTCAACAAGGTCTCTAGTAGTTCCCGCAACATTTGAAACAATTGCCT
This window encodes:
- a CDS encoding TatD family hydrolase, producing MLKGIFDSHTHLNDPRYQELNYTTEEIVKQAREVGVDLMCNVGFDLNSSKLAVKQAQSNHGVFAAVGIHPNDVHNFDIEEDIKELNDLAMSKKVVAIGEVGLDYFYSRQNREEQISWFKEQIKVAKNNNLTVMMHLRDEVGNYQAYDDALEILKEMKVKSSIVHCFTVNLEYAQKFVKFGSYISIPGVVTFNNAKDLQEAVKWIPLSNLLIETDAPYLTPVPNRGKINFPKHIVHTANKIADLKKISVDNVVSSTRLNAQKVFNV